A part of Candidatus Atribacteria bacterium genomic DNA contains:
- a CDS encoding tetratricopeptide repeat protein, translating to MDKYKIENINFYQKITLNMLKLSILFTPLVANKYVDRYLINQETWLKLFIVLGGGIYLISFLREENITFKRNKISLPLVLLFLIVIFSFIKNGFSMSILHDGIIFLAYFILYFLILKNIKNQYQFKSFIQLFFLTSFIIALYTILHYYDFISYLQEYGKVASLIGQKNWISNYIALIFPLMFSFYLLEKVKKKKMIHFISLSFLYTALIICQSRGIWISLSLSLLFGVFLIFKFNSFHLFKENKKWLILLLISFIIITLIYSIDNPLNISPLTVTQRVLSTFEEKDPSINTRILMWRVTGQMIKDKPLLGGGIGSFKINYLDYQAGFLKEHPEYNQYWTNAKEAHNEYLQIGAEIGLFGLGIILLLILKLYSLFINFLKKETDSKRKLIFWGLLIGMTSFLIHNLFTFPLHVPALGSAFFVILGLSAAYIRNYDLSEERDQEKDKNDLMNGEKKRVNRSRLPLLYTILVLLIVLVLINDIVVRPYLAEVYAYQGEKYFEDDNNIESALKYTSAHKLDPFNGRTLFNLGVNYYILMIYGEAEKIFKESKKYYNDKNIYGNLGLCYMKMGDYPRAEEEFKYAIYLDPRFTQAYSDLGLLYFEKENYDESIDQWKKILEIEPNFAENYSVLANLGVIYEKKKMPDKALEYLLQALQLVPEGDPIEKEIEEEINKIYKSKL from the coding sequence ATGGATAAATATAAAATAGAAAATATTAATTTTTATCAAAAAATAACCTTAAATATGTTAAAATTATCGATTTTATTTACACCATTGGTGGCGAACAAATATGTGGATCGATACTTAATTAACCAGGAAACCTGGCTGAAATTATTCATAGTGCTTGGTGGCGGAATATACCTCATCAGTTTTTTAAGGGAAGAAAATATCACTTTTAAAAGAAATAAAATATCCTTACCCCTGGTATTATTATTTTTAATAGTAATATTTTCTTTTATTAAAAATGGATTTTCGATGAGCATTCTTCATGACGGCATTATTTTTTTAGCTTATTTTATTTTATATTTTTTAATCTTAAAAAATATAAAAAATCAATATCAGTTTAAATCATTTATCCAGCTATTTTTTCTCACTTCTTTTATTATCGCCCTTTATACTATTTTACATTATTATGATTTTATTTCCTATTTACAAGAATATGGAAAGGTTGCCTCTCTCATCGGTCAAAAGAACTGGATTTCTAATTATATAGCCTTAATTTTTCCCTTAATGTTTTCTTTTTATTTACTGGAAAAAGTGAAAAAGAAAAAAATGATCCACTTTATATCATTATCTTTTCTGTATACCGCTTTAATAATTTGCCAGAGCAGAGGGATATGGATTAGCCTAAGTCTTAGCTTGCTGTTCGGGGTGTTTCTTATTTTTAAATTTAATTCTTTCCATTTATTTAAAGAAAATAAGAAATGGCTTATTTTATTATTGATTAGTTTTATCATTATTACTCTTATTTATTCTATTGATAATCCTTTAAATATAAGCCCTCTTACTGTAACCCAGAGAGTTTTATCCACTTTTGAGGAGAAAGATCCTTCCATTAATACTCGCATTTTAATGTGGAGGGTTACCGGGCAGATGATAAAAGATAAACCTTTACTGGGAGGAGGGATAGGAAGTTTTAAGATAAATTATTTAGATTATCAAGCCGGGTTTTTAAAAGAACATCCGGAATATAATCAATATTGGACCAATGCCAAGGAAGCCCATAATGAATATTTGCAAATAGGGGCAGAGATAGGATTGTTTGGCCTGGGCATCATTTTACTACTAATATTAAAATTATATAGTTTATTCATAAATTTTCTGAAAAAAGAAACAGATAGTAAAAGAAAATTAATTTTCTGGGGTTTATTGATAGGTATGACTTCTTTTTTAATCCATAATCTTTTTACTTTTCCTTTGCACGTTCCCGCCCTGGGTTCTGCTTTTTTTGTTATCCTGGGTCTTAGTGCAGCATATATTAGAAATTATGATTTATCAGAGGAGAGAGATCAAGAAAAAGATAAAAATGATTTGATGAATGGAGAAAAGAAAAGGGTAAACCGTTCCCGACTACCACTTCTTTATACCATTTTGGTTTTACTTATTGTGTTAGTGCTGATAAATGACATAGTTGTGAGACCTTATTTAGCTGAAGTATATGCTTACCAGGGGGAAAAATATTTTGAAGATGATAATAATATAGAATCAGCCCTAAAATATACATCGGCTCATAAGTTAGACCCTTTTAACGGCAGGACATTGTTTAATTTAGGGGTCAACTATTATATCTTGATGATATATGGAGAGGCCGAAAAGATCTTTAAAGAATCAAAAAAATATTATAATGATAAAAATATTTATGGTAATTTAGGATTATGCTATATGAAGATGGGTGATTATCCACGAGCAGAAGAAGAATTTAAATATGCCATTTATCTTGATCCTCGATTTACCCAGGCCTATTCCGATTTGGGTCTTTTGTATTTTGAAAAAGAAAATTATGATGAATCTATTGATCAATGGAAAAAAATATTAGAAATTGAACCAAATTTTGCAGAAAATTATAGTGTTTTGGCTAATTTAGGGGTAATTTATGAGAAGAAGAAAATGCCGGATAAAGCATTGGAATATTTACTACAAGCTTTGCAATTAGTGCCTGAAGGTGATCCTATTGAAAAAGAAATAGAGGAAGAAATTAATAAGATTTATAAAAGCAAATTGTAA